GTGTTCGCGTACGTCGAAGGCCACCCTTTAAGAGCCGATTCGGCGAACCGTGTTGCTGCGGCCGAGCAACTCTTTGCTGGCTTCTATGGCCGTGTTCTGGAGGCGGCGGATGATTTGTATCGGGAGGGCAACGATAACGTCCAGCGTGGTCTGACGCTTTTCGATCGCGAAAGCGTTAACATCCGGCACGGGCACGCCTGGGCGCGCCGAAATCGGAATTCTGTCCCCGTCACGGCTAAACTCTGTCGAGATTATTCGTGCAATGGTGCACGCGTAATTGATTTGCGTCTTAATGCTCGGGAGCGAATCGACTGGTTTGAAGAGGCGATCACGGCTTGCCAGGAGCTCGGGGACCGGCGCGGGGAGGGGGCCGCCCTGGGGAACCTGGGGAACTCGTGGGGGGACCGGGGTGACGCGAAAAAGGCGATTACCTTCCACGAGCAGCACCTGGCCATTGCTCGCGAGATCGGGGACCGGCGCGGGGAGGGGGCCGCCCTGGGGAACCTGGGGATTATGTGTGCCGTCCTCGGGGAGACCCAGACAGCGATTACCTTCCATGAGCAGCACCTAGCCATTGCCCGCGAGATCGGGTACCGGCAGGGGGAAGCGATTGCGAACTGGAACTGCGCGCGTTCGCTCGTCGATCTCGGCGAGAACCAAGCGGCGATTCCGTTCGCGGAACGATCACTGGCGTTCTACGAATCGATCGGGCACCCATGTGTCGAAAAAGACCGTCAGACGCTCGCTAGATGGCGAGCCGCCGGTGCGCTACCGGCAGGCACTCCAAACAACACGGAGTCGATTCAACCGCTCGTGTCGACCGAACAAACCGCCGTGCCTGCTGCCGAGTCAGTTAGTCGAGACAGCGGCTGTCATATCGGCACCGTGAATGACGAGCGCATCCGCGCGTGGTTTGAAGCCGTGAAATTCGGACCTAACCTGACACAACTTCAAATTTTCTGGTGCGTCGGGCAGGTGGAGCGGGAAGCGATCGAATCGGCTGGCCCCGCCTTAGGGCTCGACAAGCTGAAAGCCAAATTGCGCAAGCTTAATCCCCGCTTCCATTTCCAACGGCTGCCCACTAATCCCCACTACCTCTGTGAAGCTTTTGAGAATGTGGACGGTTGCTTCGACAAGGAACCCTTTCACACGCAGGCTTGGTCCGATGAGGAGCGGGAGCAGCGATTGCGAGTCGAAGTGAATAAACGTGGAGATCCCCGCTGGATGCC
This region of Gemmata massiliana genomic DNA includes:
- a CDS encoding tetratricopeptide repeat protein; the protein is MGNEQQRSGTSYEPNAVFVEPFDRALPGDGRAGTSSAAQLTPPSLGTRQFHLPAAVPDFTGREPELRQMIELLRTGGETVGVSALRGMGGVGKTTLARRAVHMVAGQFPDARIELDLQGVSDAALTPSAAMGHIIHAFHPDEKLPDPPALSDRYLTVLKDKQALILLDNAKNEEQVRPLITAPPPVRFIVTSRKALRLDGVVPIRLDVLPIGEAVGLLGTITGEKGTPEELLTVAGLCGRLPLALRVAGSFLRAYENWSVQKYITALQDESKRFELLKGATSAHDVGAVLALSARELVRENAERARRWQLLSVFPADFDAPAAAAVWDLPADGERDTAENELTALLGRSLVHYNTGTGRYSLHELMRPIARDVFAYVEGHPLRADSANRVAAAEQLFAGFYGRVLEAADDLYREGNDNVQRGLTLFDRESVNIRHGHAWARRNRNSVPVTAKLCRDYSCNGARVIDLRLNARERIDWFEEAITACQELGDRRGEGAALGNLGNSWGDRGDAKKAITFHEQHLAIAREIGDRRGEGAALGNLGIMCAVLGETQTAITFHEQHLAIAREIGYRQGEAIANWNCARSLVDLGENQAAIPFAERSLAFYESIGHPCVEKDRQTLARWRAAGALPAGTPNNTESIQPLVSTEQTAVPAAESVSRDSGCHIGTVNDERIRAWFEAVKFGPNLTQLQIFWCVGQVEREAIESAGPALGLDKLKAKLRKLNPRFHFQRLPTNPHYLCEAFENVDGCFDKEPFHTQAWSDEEREQRLRVEVNKRGDPRWMPKARRALWYVERFLTATGRLPDITLLPTNDSEMGD